From the genome of Rhodobacteraceae bacterium Araon29, one region includes:
- the rplN gene encoding 50S ribosomal protein L14: MIQMQTNLDVADNSGARRVQCIKVLGGSKRKYASVGDVIVVSVKEAIPRGRVKKGDVRKAVVVRTAKEVRRDDGTAIRFDSNAAVMLNTAGEPIGTRIFGPVVRELRAKNFMKIISLAPEVL, from the coding sequence ATGATCCAGATGCAAACCAATCTGGATGTTGCTGACAACTCTGGCGCTCGCCGAGTTCAGTGCATCAAGGTGCTGGGTGGTTCCAAGCGTAAATACGCATCCGTAGGCGACGTCATTGTCGTTTCGGTCAAGGAAGCCATTCCGCGCGGCCGTGTGAAAAAGGGCGACGTGCGTAAAGCCGTCGTTGTGCGCACAGCCAAAGAAGTTCGCCGTGATGATGGTACAGCCATCCGTTTTGACAGTAACGCTGCTGTTATGCTCAACACAGCTGGTGAGCCGATCGGTACACGTATTTTCGGGCCAGTTGTGCGCGAATTGCGGGCCAAGAACTTTATGAAAATTATCTCACTTGCTCCGGAGGTGCTATAA
- a CDS encoding 50S ribosomal protein L24 gives MAAKLRKGDKVVVLAGKDKGKEGTIESLNPNANKAIVDGVNMAIRHTRQTQTSQGGRLPKAMPIDLSNLALLDSNGKPTRVGFKVEDGKKLRFAKTTGDVIDG, from the coding sequence ATGGCTGCGAAACTCCGCAAAGGTGATAAAGTTGTTGTTCTTGCTGGCAAGGACAAGGGTAAAGAGGGCACGATTGAATCCCTTAACCCCAACGCCAATAAGGCAATTGTTGATGGTGTGAATATGGCGATCCGCCATACTCGCCAGACGCAAACATCTCAGGGCGGCCGACTTCCGAAAGCGATGCCAATTGACCTTTCAAATCTGGCGCTGCTCGATTCGAATGGAAAGCCAACACGCGTTGGGTTTAAAGTTGAAGACGGCAAGAAACTGCGGTTTGCAAAGACCACGGGGGATGTGATCGATGGCTGA
- the rplE gene encoding 50S ribosomal protein L5, with amino-acid sequence MADDEKYTPRLRAAYDNSIRPALKEEFGYKSDMQIPRLDKIVLNIGAGKASVKDSKKAKSAQQDLTTIAGQHAVVTRAKKSIAGFRVREDMPMGAKVTLRGARMYEFLDRLITVAMPRIRDFRGVSAKSFDGRGNYALGIKEHIVFPEIDFDKVDENWGMDVAISTTAKTDAEAKALLKHFNMPFNS; translated from the coding sequence ATGGCTGATGATGAAAAATATACGCCCCGCCTTCGCGCGGCCTATGACAACAGTATCCGCCCAGCTCTGAAAGAAGAGTTTGGCTATAAAAGCGATATGCAAATTCCGCGTTTGGACAAGATCGTTCTGAATATTGGCGCCGGTAAAGCTTCCGTCAAAGACAGCAAAAAAGCCAAATCAGCGCAGCAAGATTTGACCACAATCGCTGGTCAACATGCAGTGGTGACGCGTGCGAAAAAATCAATTGCGGGCTTTCGGGTTCGTGAAGATATGCCAATGGGGGCCAAAGTGACCCTGCGCGGCGCACGGATGTATGAATTTCTAGACCGGTTAATCACTGTCGCGATGCCTAGGATTCGTGACTTTCGTGGCGTGTCGGCAAAAAGTTTTGATGGCCGGGGCAATTATGCTCTTGGGATCAAAGAACACATCGTCTTTCCAGAGATTGACTTTGATAAGGTCGATGAAAACTGGGGAATGGACGTTGCAATTTCCACCACCGCGAAAACCGACGCGGAAGCCAAGGCCTTGTTGAAGCATTTCAACATGCCGTTCAACAGCTGA
- the rpsN gene encoding 30S ribosomal protein S14, producing the protein MAKKAMVEREKKRQRLVEKYAAKRAALKEIANDENLPMEERFKARLKLAKLPRNSSASRLHNRCQLTGRPHAYYRKLKVSRIALRELGSSGQMPGMVKSSW; encoded by the coding sequence ATGGCTAAAAAAGCAATGGTCGAACGCGAGAAAAAGCGCCAACGCTTGGTGGAAAAATATGCCGCCAAGCGCGCCGCGCTGAAAGAGATCGCGAATGATGAGAACCTGCCAATGGAAGAGCGTTTTAAAGCACGTTTGAAATTGGCAAAATTGCCCCGCAATAGCTCGGCAAGCCGGCTGCACAACCGTTGTCAGCTGACCGGCCGTCCGCATGCTTATTATCGCAAACTCAAAGTATCGCGGATTGCGCTACGTGAGTTGGGGTCCAGCGGGCAGATGCCCGGTATGGTCAAATCGAGCTGGTAA
- the rpsH gene encoding 30S ribosomal protein S8 — protein sequence MNDPIADMLTRIRNAQMRGKSVVQTPASKLRAWVLDVLADEGYIRGYEKVMGGNGHPALEISLKYFDGAPVIRELKRVSKPGRRVYLGVKDIPQVRQGLGVSIVSTPQGVMSDAAARTANIGGEVLCTVF from the coding sequence ATGAATGACCCTATTGCCGATATGCTTACCCGCATCCGTAATGCGCAAATGCGCGGCAAGTCAGTGGTGCAAACCCCGGCTTCAAAGCTGCGTGCTTGGGTTTTGGATGTTTTGGCGGATGAAGGCTATATCCGCGGGTATGAAAAAGTAATGGGCGGCAATGGCCACCCTGCGCTAGAAATCAGCCTAAAATATTTCGATGGCGCACCAGTCATCCGCGAGCTTAAACGGGTGTCAAAACCTGGGCGGCGGGTTTATCTGGGCGTTAAGGATATCCCACAGGTCCGTCAGGGCCTTGGTGTGTCGATTGTCTCCACCCCTCAGGGTGTGATGTCGGATGCGGCTGCACGCACTGCCAATATTGGCGGCGAAGTGCTCTGCACAGTCTTCTAA
- the rplF gene encoding 50S ribosomal protein L6: MSRIGKKPVELPSGVTASVSGQTVEIKGPKGARSFHATDDVTIAVEDNGVSVTPRGSSKRARQQWGMSRTMVANLVTGVTSGFKKELEITGVGYRAQMQGNVLKLNLGLSHDVDFPVPEGVTVTAPKPTEIIVEGIDQQLVGQVAANIREWRKPEPYKGKGIRYKGEFIFRKEGKKK, translated from the coding sequence ATGTCTCGTATTGGTAAAAAACCGGTCGAGCTGCCGTCAGGTGTCACAGCATCTGTCTCCGGCCAGACCGTAGAGATTAAGGGCCCCAAGGGGGCTCGTAGTTTTCATGCAACCGATGATGTCACCATTGCGGTTGAAGACAATGGCGTTTCTGTCACACCGCGCGGTTCTTCAAAGCGCGCGCGTCAGCAGTGGGGTATGAGCCGGACCATGGTTGCCAATTTGGTAACCGGGGTGACCAGCGGGTTCAAAAAAGAACTCGAGATTACTGGGGTTGGTTACCGTGCTCAAATGCAGGGCAATGTTCTAAAGTTGAACCTTGGCTTGTCGCATGATGTGGACTTTCCGGTCCCAGAGGGCGTCACCGTAACCGCACCAAAGCCAACTGAAATCATTGTTGAAGGTATAGATCAGCAATTGGTTGGCCAAGTGGCAGCAAATATCCGTGAATGGCGGAAACCAGAGCCCTATAAAGGCAAAGGGATCCGCTATAAGGGTGAATTTATCTTCCGCAAGGAAGGGAAGAAAAAGTAA
- the rplR gene encoding 50S ribosomal protein L18, protein MANSKRQLFLKRRLRVRNKLRKVNAGRIRLSVHRSNKNISAQLIDDVSGRTLAAASSLEKSLGIFGKNNLDASAKVGAALAERGKAAGVEDCYFDRGGFLFHGGVKALADAAREGGLKF, encoded by the coding sequence ATGGCAAACAGCAAAAGACAACTGTTCTTGAAGCGCCGCTTGCGCGTCCGGAACAAACTTCGCAAGGTGAACGCCGGACGTATTCGTCTGTCGGTACACCGCAGCAACAAAAACATCAGCGCTCAGCTGATCGACGATGTCAGTGGCCGCACCTTGGCCGCCGCCTCATCGTTGGAGAAAAGCTTGGGCATTTTTGGCAAGAACAATCTCGATGCTTCTGCTAAAGTTGGCGCAGCACTCGCAGAGCGTGGTAAAGCTGCTGGTGTTGAAGATTGCTACTTTGATCGTGGCGGATTTCTCTTTCACGGGGGTGTTAAGGCTTTGGCCGACGCTGCTCGTGAAGGCGGATTGAAGTTTTAA
- the rpsE gene encoding 30S ribosomal protein S5 — MAREQNNRGRRERDEAPEFADRLVAINRVSKTVKGGKRFGFAALVVVGDQKGRVGFGKGKAKEVPEAIRKATEQAKRQMIRVPLREGRTLHHDMEGRHGAGKVVMRTAPTGTGIIAGGPMRAVFEMLGIQDVVAKSIGSQNPYNMIRATIDGLQKEASPRLVAQRRGKKVADILKRDEAPAAPVEAAEA, encoded by the coding sequence ATGGCTAGAGAACAAAACAACCGGGGTCGGCGCGAACGCGACGAAGCGCCCGAGTTCGCCGATCGTCTCGTTGCGATCAATCGGGTATCGAAAACCGTGAAAGGTGGTAAGCGCTTTGGCTTTGCTGCCCTCGTGGTGGTCGGAGATCAAAAAGGCCGCGTTGGCTTTGGCAAAGGTAAAGCAAAAGAGGTGCCCGAAGCAATTCGCAAGGCCACTGAGCAAGCCAAACGTCAAATGATCCGTGTTCCTTTGCGCGAGGGCCGCACATTGCACCACGACATGGAAGGCCGTCACGGTGCTGGCAAGGTGGTTATGCGCACAGCCCCGACGGGTACTGGTATTATCGCCGGTGGTCCAATGCGTGCTGTGTTTGAAATGCTTGGTATTCAGGACGTGGTTGCCAAGTCAATTGGATCGCAAAACCCCTATAACATGATCCGCGCAACCATCGACGGCCTGCAAAAAGAAGCCAGCCCAAGATTGGTCGCACAGCGGCGCGGTAAAAAAGTGGCAGACATTTTGAAACGGGATGAGGCTCCGGCTGCGCCTGTTGAAGCTGCTGAAGCGTAA
- the rpmD gene encoding 50S ribosomal protein L30: MAKTIVVKQIGSPIRRPAKQRQTLIGLGLNKMHKTRELEDTPAIRGMVNKISHMVEIIEERD, encoded by the coding sequence ATGGCAAAAACCATCGTCGTCAAACAAATCGGTTCCCCGATCCGCAGACCGGCCAAACAGCGTCAGACCCTCATCGGTTTGGGTCTGAACAAAATGCACAAAACACGCGAACTTGAAGACACGCCTGCTATTCGCGGCATGGTCAACAAAATCTCGCATATGGTTGAGATTATCGAAGAGCGCGACTAA